In Rhodothermus marinus DSM 4252, a single genomic region encodes these proteins:
- a CDS encoding glycogen synthase: protein MYVLHVAFECAPIAKVGGLGDVLGALPKFLRRAGIEAAVLMPRFGDAQLQEDALRLIHEGAFTYRDRTLSYRLWQQDAEVLGFPVYLLEEPVHFGRPGVYQDPTTGLDFPDQADRFFVFQRGVLAVLKEGVLRPDLLHLHDHHTALLPVWLREDPAYRELAELPIVFTVHNAEHQGRYDWQVWEEIGVPVARPEDLQHRGQLNAMKAGLLWADAVTTVSPGYARELQEREDIAAGLQEVFQRVAHKMRGILNGIDPDVWNPATDPLIFANYSVEDLSGKEKNKKALCESLGLRPDRPLLVFIGRLMQEKGVDLLVAGLEQLLTHQIDVSVVVLGTGMPAYQAALEDLRCRIVRPGGFPRLVLRFEFNNTLAHQLYAAGDMLLMPSRVEPCGLNQMYAMTYGTVPIVHAVGGLRDTVEPWDPRTQQGTGFRFETFTPRAFHQAIRRALTVYHRPDQWRVLQRNGMQRDWSWDRSAQEYLELYRTLVPVTS, encoded by the coding sequence ATGTACGTACTGCATGTAGCGTTCGAGTGCGCACCGATTGCCAAGGTAGGCGGTCTGGGCGACGTGCTGGGGGCGTTGCCCAAGTTTCTGCGCCGGGCCGGCATTGAAGCAGCGGTGCTCATGCCCCGCTTTGGCGATGCGCAGCTGCAGGAAGACGCGCTGCGCCTGATTCACGAAGGGGCGTTCACCTATCGGGACCGCACCCTGTCCTACCGGCTCTGGCAGCAGGATGCCGAGGTGCTCGGATTTCCCGTGTATCTGCTGGAGGAGCCGGTCCACTTCGGGCGCCCCGGCGTGTACCAGGATCCGACCACCGGGCTGGATTTTCCCGATCAGGCCGATCGCTTTTTCGTGTTTCAGCGGGGCGTGCTGGCGGTTTTGAAGGAGGGCGTGCTCCGTCCCGATCTACTCCATCTGCACGATCATCATACGGCGCTGCTGCCGGTCTGGCTGCGCGAAGATCCGGCCTATCGCGAGCTGGCCGAGCTTCCGATCGTGTTCACCGTGCACAATGCCGAGCATCAGGGGCGTTACGACTGGCAGGTGTGGGAGGAGATTGGCGTGCCGGTGGCGCGGCCCGAGGACCTGCAGCACCGGGGCCAGCTCAACGCCATGAAGGCCGGACTGCTCTGGGCCGATGCCGTGACCACGGTGAGTCCGGGTTACGCGCGCGAACTGCAGGAGCGTGAAGATATCGCCGCCGGGCTGCAGGAAGTCTTTCAGCGCGTGGCGCACAAAATGCGGGGCATTCTCAACGGCATCGATCCCGACGTCTGGAATCCGGCCACCGATCCGCTCATTTTTGCGAACTACTCGGTGGAGGATCTTTCCGGTAAGGAAAAGAACAAAAAAGCGCTGTGCGAATCGCTGGGACTCCGGCCCGATCGGCCCCTGCTGGTGTTCATCGGTCGGCTGATGCAGGAGAAGGGGGTCGATCTGCTGGTGGCCGGACTGGAGCAGCTGCTGACGCACCAGATCGACGTGTCGGTGGTGGTGCTGGGTACGGGCATGCCCGCCTATCAGGCGGCGCTGGAAGACCTGCGCTGTCGGATCGTGCGGCCCGGAGGCTTTCCCCGACTGGTGTTGCGGTTCGAGTTCAACAACACGCTGGCGCACCAGCTCTACGCGGCAGGCGACATGCTGCTGATGCCCTCGCGGGTGGAGCCCTGCGGGCTCAATCAGATGTACGCCATGACGTACGGCACCGTCCCGATCGTGCATGCCGTGGGCGGCCTGCGGGATACGGTCGAGCCCTGGGATCCCCGTACGCAGCAGGGCACGGGCTTTCGCTTCGAGACGTTCACGCCCCGCGCCTTCCATCAGGCCATCCGGCGGGCGCTTACCGTCTATCACCGACCCGATCAGTGGCGTGTGCTGCAGCGCAACGGCATGCAGCGCGACTGGTCCTGGGATCGCTCGGCGCAGGAATATCTGGAACTGTACCGGACGCTGGTGCCGGTAACCTCGTAA
- a CDS encoding DUF4175 family protein → MDERTHTASLRQRLARTRRRLLAARLLQGGLQAIGLLALLWGIAALLEALLWLPTGVRTGLFWALVAGSLGLLGWTVGRPLLALRRLSDEHLARQIGRHFPEIADRLIDLLQLETGRRSPAPETLLARAREQLARQIAPVPFEQMVSLRPSPRLLSLTLVPLLLVGTLWLLAPGAFRGAFARLLAPGRTFERPLPFTLNVTPGDTALARGDTLHLTVSLRGTAWPEQLTLRLRYAGEMRPETFFLKPDTTGRAYFALPDLQRPLTYQVEAAPTATPWYTVTLRERPLVRRLQLTLHYPSYTGLPAQTLPPDVGNVSALPGTRIELRVLTGAAPVDSALVRFDEGTALALTVRDSLAQGTFTLQRAGHYWIELHAPGGLTNPEPVRYTLELVPDDPPTITLLQPEATYTLDDALRAPLQVRVHDDFGFTALRLYWRLAESTFRTPETDFSSRPLPLTTPRPLDQEIQQQWDLRADGLDLVPGDVIEYYLQVWDNDRVSGPKSACTPLQYLRLPSLAERYEMLDAAQDDVAEGLESVREQAEQLRTTFQELRETIQRTRQAGWEEQQQAEQLRRQQEALEEQVESLTRQLEQITREMATNRLVSDETLELYRELQRVVEEIQSPELREALEKLQEALRALDLPRLLESMEEVEFNEAQFRERIERALELFQRLRTQQQLEEAARRAEELARLQERLAERTAALERRQHGETGESSASDSTGHVDPEALARQQEQASQEARRLEELLEETRRQMEELRGMPRQSMDSLRQALRRQQLPERMQQNAQQLRQGNFSGARRDQQQMEQQLEQLAARLQQLEQQMEGTQRQINAAGLRQALRHILLLSESQEALRNDIQALRTEQAAAPMARRQEQLVQGTRVVTDSLRQLARRIPQMDRAVQQTAGEALQAMDQAIGALTEGSARMAGSYQTAAMMHLNELARMLADLLDQLQNQQAMGGLSLEQMIEQLQRMAGQQQQLNDQIQQLLNDIQGTRLTTDQLERMRQLARQQEAIRRQLQQLARDREARRRLLGDLDALARQMEETVQELRRGQINRETIERQRRILIRLLEAQHSIREQEQERRRQSRPGEDVVRESPPELTPQQELDRLRRALIDALESGYAPDYEALIKRYFELLERLQRQQHRR, encoded by the coding sequence ATGGACGAACGAACGCACACGGCTTCGCTCCGGCAGCGACTGGCCCGCACGCGGCGGCGCCTGCTGGCGGCCCGCCTGCTCCAGGGGGGCCTGCAGGCGATCGGCCTGCTGGCGCTGCTCTGGGGGATCGCCGCCCTGCTGGAAGCGCTGCTGTGGCTTCCCACCGGAGTGCGCACCGGGCTGTTCTGGGCGCTGGTAGCCGGCTCGCTGGGCCTGCTGGGCTGGACCGTCGGACGTCCGCTGCTGGCGTTGCGTCGCCTGAGCGACGAGCACCTGGCCCGCCAGATCGGCCGCCACTTTCCGGAAATCGCCGATCGTCTGATCGACCTGCTGCAGCTCGAAACGGGCCGCCGGAGCCCGGCTCCGGAGACGCTGCTGGCCCGCGCCCGCGAGCAACTGGCCCGGCAGATTGCGCCGGTCCCCTTCGAGCAGATGGTCTCGCTGCGTCCTTCGCCCCGGCTGCTCTCACTGACGCTGGTCCCGCTGCTGCTGGTGGGGACGCTCTGGCTGCTGGCGCCCGGCGCTTTCCGGGGCGCTTTCGCCCGTCTGCTGGCCCCGGGCCGTACGTTCGAGCGGCCGTTGCCTTTCACGCTGAACGTTACCCCGGGCGACACCGCGCTGGCCCGCGGCGATACGCTGCACCTCACGGTATCGCTCCGCGGCACAGCCTGGCCTGAGCAACTTACCCTCCGGCTCCGCTATGCCGGCGAGATGCGTCCCGAAACGTTCTTCCTGAAGCCCGATACGACCGGCCGCGCCTACTTTGCGCTGCCCGACCTGCAGCGCCCGCTGACCTATCAGGTGGAGGCTGCTCCCACGGCAACGCCCTGGTACACGGTCACGCTACGTGAACGGCCGCTCGTGCGGCGCCTGCAACTGACGCTGCACTATCCGTCCTACACCGGACTCCCTGCGCAGACGCTGCCCCCCGACGTCGGCAACGTCTCCGCCCTGCCCGGCACCCGGATCGAACTGCGGGTGCTGACCGGGGCGGCACCCGTCGATTCTGCGCTGGTTCGCTTCGACGAGGGCACCGCCCTGGCGCTGACGGTCCGCGACAGCCTGGCACAGGGTACCTTCACGCTGCAACGCGCCGGCCACTACTGGATCGAACTGCATGCACCGGGCGGTCTGACCAATCCCGAACCGGTGCGCTACACGCTGGAGCTGGTACCCGACGACCCGCCCACCATCACGCTGCTGCAACCCGAAGCCACCTACACGCTCGACGACGCCCTCCGGGCACCGCTGCAGGTGCGCGTGCACGACGACTTCGGCTTTACCGCGCTGCGACTCTACTGGCGCCTGGCCGAAAGCACCTTCCGCACCCCGGAGACCGACTTTTCGAGCCGCCCCCTGCCGCTGACCACGCCGCGCCCGCTCGATCAGGAAATCCAGCAGCAATGGGACCTGCGTGCCGACGGGCTGGACCTCGTGCCCGGCGACGTGATCGAATACTACCTGCAGGTATGGGACAACGACCGCGTCTCCGGCCCCAAGTCGGCCTGCACGCCGCTGCAGTACCTCCGACTCCCTTCGCTGGCCGAACGCTATGAAATGCTCGACGCCGCTCAGGACGACGTGGCCGAAGGGCTGGAGTCGGTACGGGAGCAGGCCGAGCAGCTCCGCACCACCTTCCAGGAACTGCGCGAGACGATCCAGCGCACCCGTCAGGCCGGCTGGGAGGAGCAGCAACAGGCCGAACAACTCCGCCGCCAGCAGGAAGCGCTCGAAGAACAGGTCGAATCGCTCACCCGCCAGCTCGAACAGATCACCCGGGAAATGGCCACCAACCGGCTCGTAAGCGACGAGACGCTCGAGCTGTACCGGGAGCTGCAACGGGTGGTCGAAGAAATCCAGTCGCCGGAGCTGCGCGAGGCGCTGGAAAAACTCCAGGAGGCGCTGCGGGCACTCGACCTACCCCGGTTGCTGGAAAGCATGGAGGAGGTGGAGTTCAACGAAGCCCAGTTCCGCGAGCGCATCGAGCGCGCGCTGGAGCTGTTCCAGCGCCTGCGTACGCAGCAACAACTGGAAGAAGCGGCCCGCCGCGCCGAGGAACTGGCCCGCCTGCAGGAACGCCTGGCCGAGCGCACCGCCGCACTCGAACGCCGGCAGCACGGCGAAACGGGCGAATCGTCCGCGTCTGACTCCACCGGCCACGTAGATCCCGAAGCGCTGGCCCGCCAGCAGGAACAGGCCAGCCAGGAAGCTCGCCGCCTCGAAGAACTGCTGGAAGAGACGCGCCGCCAGATGGAGGAGCTGCGCGGCATGCCGCGCCAGAGTATGGACTCGCTCCGGCAGGCGCTCCGCCGCCAGCAGCTTCCGGAACGTATGCAGCAGAACGCACAACAGCTTCGCCAGGGCAACTTCTCGGGCGCGCGCCGGGATCAGCAGCAGATGGAACAGCAACTGGAGCAACTGGCCGCCCGACTGCAGCAGCTCGAGCAACAGATGGAAGGTACCCAGCGACAGATCAACGCGGCCGGTCTGCGTCAGGCCCTCCGACACATCTTGTTGCTCTCGGAATCCCAGGAGGCGCTCCGCAACGACATTCAGGCGCTGCGCACGGAGCAGGCCGCGGCGCCGATGGCCCGTCGCCAGGAGCAGCTGGTGCAGGGCACCCGTGTCGTTACCGACTCGCTGCGCCAGCTTGCCCGCCGCATTCCGCAGATGGATCGGGCCGTGCAGCAGACGGCCGGCGAGGCACTACAGGCCATGGACCAGGCGATCGGCGCACTGACCGAAGGCAGCGCCCGCATGGCGGGCAGCTACCAGACGGCCGCCATGATGCACCTGAACGAGCTGGCCCGCATGCTGGCCGACCTGCTCGATCAACTGCAGAACCAGCAGGCCATGGGCGGCCTGTCGCTGGAGCAGATGATCGAGCAACTGCAGCGCATGGCCGGCCAGCAGCAGCAGCTCAACGACCAGATCCAGCAGCTGCTCAACGACATCCAGGGCACGCGGCTGACCACCGATCAGCTCGAACGCATGCGCCAGCTCGCCCGCCAGCAGGAAGCCATCCGCCGCCAGCTCCAGCAGCTCGCCCGCGACCGGGAAGCGCGGCGCCGCCTGCTGGGCGACCTCGACGCCCTCGCCCGCCAGATGGAAGAGACCGTCCAGGAACTCCGGCGCGGCCAGATCAACCGGGAGACGATCGAGCGCCAACGCCGGATCCTCATCCGCCTGCTCGAAGCCCAGCACTCCATCCGTGAGCAGGAGCAGGAACGCCGCCGCCAGAGCCGTCCGGGCGAAGACGTCGTGCGCGAAAGCCCGCCCGAACTGACCCCGCAGCAGGAACTCGACCGCCTGCGCCGCGCCCTGATCGACGCCCTCGAAAGCGGCTACGCGCCCGACTACGAAGCGCTCATCAAACGCTACTTCGAACTGCTCGAACGCCTGCAACGCCAGCAGCACCGGCGCTGA
- a CDS encoding endonuclease/exonuclease/phosphatase family protein produces MALFSRLTLLGSEVRFLIEEDVPSIRTRVLLRNGTPVWFYGVHPRPPVPTEDPTSMARDAELLVVGREVKAIREPVIVAGDLNDVAWSSTTRLFQRVSGLLDPRRGRGFFNTYHARWPLLRWPLDHVFHSKHFWLRRLRRLPYWGSDHFPVLITLQFAPEAGQVQEEPEASREEQREASEKIATARSDSAP; encoded by the coding sequence ATGGCGCTTTTCAGCAGGCTTACGCTGCTCGGTTCGGAAGTTCGATTTCTGATCGAGGAAGACGTGCCGTCTATCCGTACGCGCGTGCTGCTGCGCAATGGCACACCGGTGTGGTTCTACGGCGTGCATCCACGGCCGCCGGTACCCACGGAAGATCCCACGTCAATGGCCCGCGACGCCGAACTGCTTGTCGTGGGGCGCGAAGTGAAGGCAATCCGCGAGCCGGTCATTGTAGCCGGTGATCTGAACGACGTGGCCTGGTCATCCACGACGCGGTTGTTTCAGCGCGTCAGCGGTCTGCTCGATCCGCGTCGCGGGCGCGGTTTTTTCAATACCTATCATGCACGCTGGCCCTTGCTGCGCTGGCCGCTGGATCACGTCTTTCACAGCAAGCACTTCTGGCTTCGGCGACTCCGTCGGCTTCCTTACTGGGGATCGGACCATTTTCCGGTACTGATCACCCTGCAGTTTGCGCCGGAAGCGGGGCAGGTGCAGGAAGAACCGGAGGCCAGCCGGGAGGAGCAGCGGGAAGCATCTGAAAAGATCGCCACGGCGCGAAGCGATTCGGCGCCATAG
- the dprA gene encoding DNA-processing protein DprA, with the protein MTAEPFPFDEDESAAFGAAPDDPAEELRALVALTLVPGVGPGRIRALLARFGSAQAALHAPVAALVQVPGIGLQTARRIAAFDDWDAVDVQFERAERVGATLIPAWDERFPPLLRQIYDPPALLWVRGERTPADDNAVAIVGTRRPTDYGLRTARQFAAALAREGVTVVSGLAYGIDAAAHRGALEAGGRTLAVLGSGVDRIYPSRHERLARAITAQGALVSEFPLGAAPDAPNFPRRNRLISGLARAVLIVEAYETGGALITARLALEQNREVLAIPGALHNPASAGTNRLIRDSLARLVCSPEDVLEALGLGSAPTVPEPPPPPPLSGLERQLYDALEPEPIHIDVLCERTGLDPSTALVYLLQLEFKGLVRQLAGKQFYRLQ; encoded by the coding sequence GTGACGGCCGAGCCTTTTCCTTTCGATGAAGACGAAAGCGCGGCGTTCGGGGCCGCGCCCGACGATCCCGCCGAAGAACTCCGGGCGCTGGTGGCGCTGACGCTGGTGCCGGGCGTGGGACCCGGCCGCATCCGGGCACTGCTTGCCCGCTTCGGTTCGGCGCAGGCAGCCCTGCACGCGCCGGTGGCCGCGCTGGTGCAGGTGCCGGGGATCGGCCTGCAGACGGCCCGTCGCATTGCGGCCTTCGACGACTGGGACGCCGTGGACGTGCAGTTCGAGCGGGCCGAGCGGGTCGGGGCCACGCTGATCCCGGCCTGGGACGAGCGTTTCCCGCCGCTGCTTCGCCAGATCTACGATCCTCCGGCCCTGCTCTGGGTGCGCGGGGAGCGGACGCCCGCCGACGACAACGCCGTGGCCATCGTGGGCACGCGGCGTCCGACGGACTACGGGTTGCGCACGGCGCGTCAGTTCGCCGCCGCGCTGGCGCGGGAGGGGGTGACCGTGGTCAGCGGCCTGGCCTACGGCATCGACGCGGCCGCGCACCGGGGCGCGCTGGAGGCCGGCGGGCGTACGCTGGCCGTGCTGGGCTCCGGCGTCGATCGTATCTACCCGTCGCGGCACGAACGGCTGGCCCGGGCCATCACGGCGCAGGGTGCGCTGGTGTCCGAGTTTCCACTGGGGGCGGCGCCCGATGCGCCCAACTTTCCCCGCCGCAATCGGCTGATCAGCGGACTGGCCCGGGCCGTGCTCATCGTCGAAGCCTACGAGACCGGCGGGGCACTCATCACCGCCCGCCTGGCGCTCGAGCAGAACCGCGAGGTGCTGGCCATTCCGGGTGCGCTGCACAATCCGGCCAGTGCCGGAACTAACCGGCTCATTCGCGACAGCCTGGCCCGGCTTGTCTGCTCGCCCGAAGACGTGCTGGAAGCCCTGGGCCTGGGCAGCGCGCCGACGGTGCCGGAGCCGCCGCCACCGCCGCCGCTGAGCGGACTGGAACGGCAGCTTTACGACGCCCTGGAGCCCGAGCCCATCCATATCGACGTGCTGTGCGAACGCACCGGACTGGACCCTTCGACGGCGCTGGTCTATCTTCTACAACTCGAATTCAAAGGCCTGGTGCGCCAGCTGGCCGGCAAACAGTTTTATCGGTTGCAATAA
- the obgE gene encoding GTPase ObgE, which translates to MKFVDYVTITVRSGKGGAGAVAFRREKYVPKGGPAGGDGGDGGSVYLEGDPNLYTLLDLRYNRHHFAEDGQPGSGKNKKGRDGRDVIIRVPLGTVAKITETGEVIGEVLRPGQRLLLAKGGRGGRGNAFFKSPTNQAPRYAQPGEPGEEKNITLELKLLADVGLVGFPNAGKSTLIASISAARPKIADYPFTTLEPALGMVYVGEFRSFVMADLPGIIEGAHEGRGLGIRFLKHIERNAILLFVIPIVEAEPGRVYRTLLGELEAFNPALLEKPRAVALSKLDLVPEDEREDRVAAVKAELPDDLPIYPISAVARIGLETLKEGLWRQLQELRAAAEATT; encoded by the coding sequence ATGAAGTTTGTCGATTACGTAACGATCACGGTGCGCAGCGGAAAGGGCGGTGCCGGCGCCGTCGCGTTCCGGCGGGAGAAGTACGTCCCGAAGGGCGGACCGGCCGGCGGTGACGGCGGCGACGGCGGTTCGGTCTATCTGGAAGGCGATCCGAACCTGTACACGCTGCTGGACCTGCGCTACAACCGGCATCACTTTGCCGAAGACGGGCAGCCGGGCTCCGGCAAGAACAAGAAGGGCCGCGACGGCCGCGACGTGATCATCCGGGTGCCGCTCGGCACGGTGGCGAAGATCACGGAGACCGGCGAGGTGATCGGCGAGGTGCTCCGGCCCGGCCAGCGGCTGCTGCTGGCAAAAGGAGGGCGGGGCGGCCGGGGCAATGCCTTTTTCAAGTCGCCCACGAACCAGGCGCCGCGCTACGCGCAGCCCGGCGAACCCGGCGAGGAGAAAAACATCACGCTGGAGCTGAAGCTGCTGGCCGACGTGGGGCTGGTGGGCTTCCCGAACGCCGGCAAGAGTACGCTGATCGCTTCGATTTCGGCGGCCCGCCCGAAGATCGCCGACTATCCGTTCACGACGCTGGAGCCCGCGCTGGGCATGGTGTACGTGGGCGAATTTCGCTCGTTCGTGATGGCCGATCTCCCCGGTATTATCGAAGGCGCGCACGAAGGACGCGGGCTGGGTATTCGCTTCCTGAAGCACATCGAGCGCAACGCCATCCTGCTGTTCGTTATCCCGATCGTCGAAGCGGAGCCCGGACGGGTCTATCGGACGCTGCTGGGTGAGCTGGAGGCGTTCAATCCGGCGCTGCTCGAAAAGCCCCGCGCCGTTGCGCTGAGCAAGCTGGACCTGGTGCCGGAGGACGAGCGCGAGGACCGCGTGGCGGCCGTGAAGGCCGAACTCCCCGATGACCTGCCGATCTATCCGATCAGCGCCGTGGCCCGGATCGGGCTGGAGACGCTGAAAGAAGGACTCTGGCGCCAGTTGCAGGAATTGCGGGCGGCGGCCGAGGCCACCACGTAA
- the rnhA gene encoding ribonuclease HI, whose translation MSTPRKHVVIYTDGACSGNPGPGGWAAILRYNQHEKVLTGAAPHTTNNRMELTAVIEALRALKEPCRVDVYTDSNYIVRAFQEGWVDRWQRNGWRTASKKPVENQDLWRALLELTRRHDVRFLKVKGHADDALNNRVDRLAVEAMRRGQTKAAGSAVND comes from the coding sequence ATGAGCACCCCGCGCAAACACGTCGTCATCTATACCGACGGGGCCTGCAGCGGCAACCCGGGCCCCGGCGGATGGGCGGCCATTCTGCGCTACAACCAGCACGAAAAAGTGCTGACGGGCGCCGCGCCGCACACGACGAACAACCGCATGGAGCTGACGGCCGTCATCGAGGCGCTCCGGGCGCTGAAGGAGCCGTGCCGCGTGGACGTCTACACCGACAGCAACTACATCGTGCGTGCCTTTCAGGAGGGCTGGGTGGATCGCTGGCAACGCAACGGCTGGCGCACGGCCAGCAAGAAACCCGTCGAGAATCAGGACCTGTGGCGGGCGCTGCTGGAACTCACCCGTCGGCACGACGTGCGTTTTCTGAAAGTAAAAGGCCATGCCGACGATGCCCTGAACAACCGGGTGGATCGGCTGGCCGTCGAAGCCATGCGCCGCGGACAGACCAAAGCCGCGGGTTCGGCGGTAAACGATTAG
- a CDS encoding Mut7-C RNAse domain-containing protein, with protein sequence MRTLWLRFYAGLNDFLPARWKQRTFKLGFLGRPTVREILVQLNVPPPEVALILADDRPVDFDYRPEEGERLSFYPIFYHLLPAEPLHTLPPERPPRFLLDTHLGRLARYLRMLGFDAEHLPDPDPGDAALARRAGDDGRVLLTRDRRLLARKAVRYGYFVRATSPREQLAEVLDRFELHEFVNPFSRCMCCNVPLEPVDAEAVAAQLPPGIRTHYTEFYRCPACGRVYWEGSHHARMQRLIDQVVRGSGSSASH encoded by the coding sequence ATGCGCACGCTCTGGCTCCGCTTTTATGCCGGCCTGAACGACTTTCTGCCTGCACGCTGGAAGCAGCGCACGTTCAAGCTGGGCTTTCTGGGACGGCCCACGGTCCGGGAAATCCTCGTGCAACTCAACGTACCCCCGCCTGAGGTTGCACTGATTCTGGCCGACGACCGTCCGGTCGATTTCGACTACCGCCCGGAAGAAGGCGAGCGGCTGAGCTTCTACCCGATCTTCTACCACCTGCTGCCGGCCGAGCCGCTGCATACGCTGCCCCCGGAACGCCCGCCGCGCTTTCTGCTCGACACGCACCTGGGACGACTGGCCCGCTACCTGCGCATGCTGGGCTTCGACGCCGAGCACCTGCCGGACCCCGATCCCGGCGACGCGGCACTGGCCCGCCGAGCAGGCGACGACGGCCGCGTCCTGCTGACGCGCGACCGCCGGCTGCTGGCCCGCAAGGCCGTGCGCTACGGCTACTTCGTACGAGCCACCTCACCCCGGGAACAGCTGGCCGAAGTGCTGGATCGCTTCGAGCTGCACGAATTCGTCAATCCCTTCAGTCGCTGCATGTGCTGCAACGTGCCCCTGGAACCCGTAGATGCCGAAGCCGTGGCCGCGCAACTCCCGCCGGGTATCCGGACCCATTACACCGAATTCTACCGCTGCCCCGCCTGCGGCCGCGTCTACTGGGAAGGCTCGCACCACGCCCGGATGCAGCGGCTGATCGATCAGGTCGTGCGCGGGAGTGGTTCCAGCGCCTCGCACTGA
- a CDS encoding IMPACT family protein: MNGSRGDTYRVVAGTARAEFREKGSRFVAEVFPVETEEEAAAAIEAVRRREHAATHHCTAYRLGPEGELFRASDDGEPSGTAGLPILRQIEARGLTNTLVVVTRYFGGTKLGRGGLIRAYGEAAARALDLAPVAERVVTVPFRLRFAYDDTAPVMRLIERTGARICETRYDAETELLVEVPRSQAAAFAGAFIEALAGRGQCEALEPLPRTT, encoded by the coding sequence ATGAACGGTAGCAGAGGCGATACGTATCGGGTGGTGGCCGGCACGGCGCGGGCCGAGTTCCGCGAGAAGGGGTCCCGATTCGTTGCCGAAGTCTTTCCGGTGGAGACCGAGGAGGAAGCCGCTGCGGCCATCGAAGCGGTGCGCCGTCGCGAGCACGCCGCCACGCACCACTGCACGGCCTATCGGCTGGGACCGGAAGGCGAGCTGTTCCGTGCCAGCGACGACGGCGAGCCCTCGGGCACGGCCGGCCTGCCCATTCTCCGCCAGATCGAAGCCCGCGGGCTGACCAACACGCTGGTGGTGGTGACGCGCTACTTCGGCGGGACCAAACTGGGACGCGGTGGGCTGATCCGGGCGTATGGCGAGGCGGCCGCCCGGGCGCTGGATCTGGCGCCGGTGGCCGAGCGCGTCGTCACGGTGCCTTTCCGGCTGCGCTTTGCCTACGACGACACGGCACCCGTCATGCGATTGATCGAACGCACCGGCGCCCGCATTTGCGAAACCCGCTACGACGCCGAGACCGAACTGCTTGTCGAGGTGCCGCGCTCGCAAGCCGCCGCCTTTGCCGGGGCGTTCATCGAAGCCCTGGCCGGTCGTGGTCAGTGCGAGGCGCTGGAACCACTCCCGCGCACGACCTGA
- a CDS encoding virginiamycin B lyase family protein, which yields MRIVSYFFGGLLLIAAALWPPVEITEWEVPWPNTRPRDPYVDREGRVWFVGQRGDYAAYLDPATGKFTRFDLPEGTGPHNLIVDDSGFVWIAGNRAAYIGRLDPRTGEVKRYPMPDPAARDPHTLVFAPDGTIWFTVQGGNFVGHFNPADGAIRLLKVPTPRARPYGILVDPSGRPWATAFGTNKLLTVDPATMKLEEITLPRAEARPRRLARTSDGAIWYVDYAGGYLGRYDPASGNVQEWPVPGGEGARPYGMAVDDQDRLWFVETGPDPNRLVGFDPKTAEFFSITEIPSGGGAVRHMFFHAPTRTLWFGTDANTIARARLPE from the coding sequence ATGCGCATTGTCTCCTACTTCTTTGGCGGATTGCTGTTGATCGCCGCGGCGCTGTGGCCGCCCGTGGAGATCACCGAATGGGAAGTGCCCTGGCCGAATACGCGGCCGCGCGACCCGTACGTGGACCGCGAGGGCCGCGTCTGGTTCGTCGGCCAGCGCGGCGACTACGCGGCCTACCTGGATCCGGCCACCGGAAAGTTTACGCGCTTTGACCTGCCGGAAGGCACCGGTCCCCACAACCTGATCGTGGACGACAGCGGGTTCGTCTGGATCGCCGGCAACCGGGCGGCCTACATTGGCCGGCTGGATCCCCGCACGGGCGAAGTGAAGCGCTACCCAATGCCCGATCCGGCCGCCCGCGATCCCCACACGCTGGTTTTCGCACCGGACGGTACCATCTGGTTCACGGTGCAGGGCGGCAACTTTGTGGGGCACTTCAATCCGGCCGATGGCGCCATTCGGCTGCTCAAGGTGCCCACCCCCCGGGCCCGGCCCTACGGCATCCTTGTGGATCCCTCGGGGCGCCCCTGGGCCACGGCTTTCGGCACGAACAAGCTGCTGACGGTCGATCCGGCTACAATGAAACTGGAAGAAATCACGCTGCCCCGCGCCGAGGCGCGGCCGCGTCGGCTGGCGCGCACCTCGGACGGAGCTATCTGGTATGTGGATTACGCCGGGGGCTATCTGGGCCGCTACGATCCGGCCAGCGGCAACGTGCAGGAATGGCCGGTGCCCGGCGGTGAAGGCGCCCGCCCCTACGGCATGGCCGTCGACGACCAAGACCGCCTCTGGTTCGTCGAGACGGGGCCTGATCCCAACCGCCTGGTAGGCTTCGACCCGAAGACGGCCGAGTTCTTCAGCATTACGGAGATTCCGAGCGGTGGCGGGGCCGTGCGGCACATGTTCTTCCACGCACCCACGCGCACGCTCTGGTTCGGCACCGACGCCAACACGATCGCCCGCGCCCGGCTGCCGGAATGA